A genomic stretch from Schistosoma mansoni, WGS project CABG00000000 data, chromosome W unplaced supercontig 0115, strain Puerto Rico, whole genome shotgun sequence includes:
- a CDS encoding dynein light chain 3' fragment produces MNLANMLRKNVRELNTPSRYKFVVQVHIGSPEHNSIFIGSQSIWNIEMGDTYASAIFSNSKIFAVGIIHAVYFE; encoded by the coding sequence ATGAATTTGGCAAATATGTTAAGAAAAAATGTACGTGAATTAAACACGCCATCAAGGTATAAATTTGTCGTACAAGTTCATATTGGTTCACCGGAACATAATAGTATATTTATTGGTAGTCAATCTATATGGAATATTGAAATGGGTGATACTTATGCATCGGCCATATTTTCAAATTCAAAGATATTTGCTGTTGGCATTATACATGCTGTATATTTTGAATAA